One region of Mucilaginibacter gotjawali genomic DNA includes:
- a CDS encoding alpha/beta hydrolase — protein sequence MPAFKTLEISNPNFENNNLRFITVKTPHLKGRGDICVYVPPGTSAGDTLPIVILLHGMYGSAWSWAYGAGIHLKVNEMIQNGELPPMIIAMPSDGLWGDGSAFLPLNGFNFEKWIAEDVPGALRECINGAKKSSPLFISGLSMGGFGALRIGAKYGTQFRAISGHSSITSLPQIKFFAEEPLKSYAQNDIIDEDVFETFLHYRGQLPPLRFDCGTDDLLINYNRILHKKMVKEGIPHHFEEHKGGHEWAYWSKHIISSLKFFAACM from the coding sequence ATGCCAGCATTTAAAACTTTAGAAATATCAAACCCCAACTTCGAAAACAATAATTTACGCTTTATAACAGTAAAAACCCCCCATCTTAAAGGGCGCGGCGATATCTGCGTTTATGTTCCACCCGGGACAAGTGCCGGTGATACATTACCCATAGTGATATTACTGCATGGGATGTACGGCAGCGCCTGGAGTTGGGCCTATGGCGCCGGAATACATTTAAAGGTGAACGAGATGATCCAAAACGGAGAATTGCCACCGATGATCATTGCTATGCCGTCAGACGGGCTTTGGGGTGATGGGTCGGCGTTTTTGCCGTTAAATGGTTTTAATTTTGAAAAATGGATAGCAGAAGATGTACCCGGGGCCTTACGCGAATGTATCAACGGCGCAAAAAAAAGTTCGCCGCTTTTCATCTCAGGCTTATCAATGGGCGGCTTTGGGGCATTGCGGATCGGCGCAAAATATGGCACACAATTCAGGGCCATATCGGGCCATTCTTCAATAACAAGTTTACCCCAGATAAAGTTCTTCGCCGAAGAGCCCTTAAAAAGCTATGCCCAGAACGACATCATTGACGAAGATGTATTTGAAACATTTTTACATTACCGGGGGCAACTCCCGCCACTGCGTTTTGATTGCGGAACCGATGACCTGTTGATCAACTATAACCGCATACTGCACAAAAAGATGGTAAAAGAAGGCATACCCCATCATTTTGAAGAACATAAGGGTGGTCATGAATGGGCATACTGGTCAAAGCATATCATTTCCTCACTAAAATTTTTCGCTGCCTGTATGTAA
- a CDS encoding TolC family protein, which translates to MLKKNVKFFIIVLLTSTFLEAQSQQKVLGLKEAEQIALANYGSIKAKTNQLNASKAYLTETKTEQLPDVNISAQQDYGTVNSQFGPLYGYKGLSVASSGPITNTQNWNAAFGSLYLSNVSWDFFSFGKAVEKVKVQKSTVNLNETDLVQEQFQHQVRVASTYLNLLAAQQLSKAQEDNLNRAIDLQKVVVARVKNGLNPGVDSSQANAEVSNARIALTNAKETEAEQSNQLARYLGIAPQNFNLDSTFVTKAPLNIDLQAQVNLVDHPTLRYYQNRINVSDEEAKYLNTFSYPTFTLFGVYQGRGSGFNSGYSSSNLGSYSSSYGAGADPTRFNYLFGVGLVWNITNPLRVHYQVKSQKYTSAQYQEEYNLVSQQLTDQQALAETRISNAMKNFRESPEEVRAATDAYRQKYALYQNGLANIVDFTQALYVLNRAEVDNYIVKNNVWQALLYKAAATGDFGIFINNF; encoded by the coding sequence ATGTTAAAAAAGAATGTTAAGTTTTTCATCATAGTTTTGTTAACCTCCACTTTTTTAGAAGCGCAAAGCCAGCAAAAGGTTTTGGGACTAAAAGAAGCTGAGCAAATAGCACTTGCAAATTATGGTTCTATTAAGGCAAAAACTAACCAGTTAAATGCCTCAAAAGCATACCTTACTGAAACCAAAACAGAACAGTTGCCGGATGTAAATATTTCTGCCCAGCAGGATTACGGAACTGTAAATTCTCAGTTTGGCCCTCTTTATGGGTATAAGGGGTTAAGTGTAGCGTCATCGGGCCCGATAACAAATACACAGAATTGGAATGCAGCTTTCGGCTCTCTTTACCTCAGTAACGTAAGCTGGGATTTTTTCTCCTTTGGAAAAGCGGTTGAAAAGGTTAAAGTACAAAAGTCGACAGTCAACCTGAATGAAACCGACCTGGTACAGGAGCAATTTCAGCACCAGGTTCGAGTTGCAAGTACCTATCTGAATTTACTGGCCGCCCAGCAATTGAGCAAAGCCCAGGAAGATAACCTTAACCGGGCGATCGACCTGCAAAAAGTGGTGGTTGCCCGTGTAAAGAATGGACTAAACCCCGGGGTAGATTCTTCACAGGCAAATGCCGAGGTATCAAACGCCAGGATAGCCCTTACCAATGCGAAAGAAACTGAAGCTGAACAAAGCAACCAACTGGCCCGGTACCTGGGCATAGCGCCGCAAAATTTTAACCTGGATAGCACTTTTGTTACTAAGGCGCCTTTAAACATTGATCTGCAGGCACAGGTTAACCTTGTCGATCACCCTACATTGCGTTATTATCAAAATCGTATTAATGTGAGCGATGAAGAGGCAAAGTATTTAAACACATTTAGTTACCCCACTTTTACCTTGTTTGGGGTTTACCAGGGGAGGGGATCAGGCTTTAATTCAGGTTACAGTAGTTCAAATTTGGGGTCTTACAGCAGTAGTTATGGTGCCGGGGCTGATCCAACCCGTTTTAATTACTTATTTGGCGTGGGCCTGGTTTGGAACATAACCAACCCGTTAAGGGTGCATTACCAGGTTAAATCGCAAAAATATACTTCGGCGCAATACCAGGAAGAATACAACCTGGTTAGCCAGCAACTTACTGACCAGCAGGCGTTGGCCGAAACAAGAATAAGCAACGCCATGAAAAATTTCCGCGAATCGCCTGAAGAAGTCAGGGCGGCGACAGATGCCTACAGGCAAAAATATGCTTTATACCAAAACGGGCTGGCTAATATTGTTGATTTTACGCAGGCGCTTTATGTGCTCAACCGGGCGGAAGTGGATAACTACATTGTTAAAAACAACGTGTGGCAGGCGTTGCTGTATAAAGCCGCTGCAACCGGCGATTTTGGGATATTTATTAATAACTTTTAA
- a CDS encoding efflux RND transporter periplasmic adaptor subunit gives MNITKNKFYSALTILAVSAVFISSCGPDKKEKDAQAQTIKQEDAIDSPAVELAMVNKGKLQANISVPGELLPYQQVDLYAKVNSYVKKLWVDIGSQVHQGQLLVTLEAPEINSQLAQAESHVKQMEAIYYASKATYDRLYNTSKIPGTVSQNDLEQADAKKNSDLANVEAAKSSYKEMAANLNYLEIRAPFDGVISARNVNTGAYVGPGGKGTDPLLVLQDQYRMRLVVSVPENYTGGLSDKNKVSFTVQALPNRQFTAQIKRLAGALDEKLRSERLEMDVYNTDHKLLPHMYADVNVPLPSHDSTLFVPKTAVVTSTEKVFVIKVVNHRARWVEVKKGVQTGDVMEIYGNLEKGDQVVKKASDEIRDGSAVSY, from the coding sequence ATGAACATCACGAAAAATAAATTTTATTCCGCTTTAACTATTTTAGCGGTAAGCGCAGTTTTTATTAGCTCATGCGGGCCTGATAAAAAGGAAAAGGACGCGCAGGCGCAAACCATAAAACAGGAGGATGCCATAGACAGCCCTGCGGTTGAACTTGCAATGGTAAATAAAGGTAAACTGCAGGCAAATATTTCTGTGCCAGGTGAATTACTGCCTTACCAACAGGTCGACCTGTATGCCAAGGTGAATAGCTATGTGAAAAAACTTTGGGTCGATATCGGCTCTCAGGTGCACCAGGGGCAGTTGCTGGTAACGCTTGAAGCCCCTGAAATTAATTCGCAGCTGGCCCAGGCCGAGTCGCATGTTAAACAAATGGAAGCCATTTATTATGCCAGCAAAGCAACTTATGACAGGTTATACAATACAAGCAAGATCCCCGGTACAGTTTCGCAGAATGACCTGGAACAAGCTGATGCCAAAAAGAACTCCGACCTGGCAAACGTAGAGGCTGCCAAATCATCCTATAAAGAAATGGCTGCCAATTTAAATTACCTGGAAATACGGGCGCCGTTTGATGGGGTAATTTCCGCGCGTAATGTAAATACGGGCGCTTATGTTGGCCCAGGTGGCAAGGGAACTGATCCCCTGCTCGTTTTGCAGGATCAGTACAGGATGCGTTTAGTGGTTTCGGTGCCTGAGAATTATACAGGCGGGTTAAGTGATAAAAACAAAGTGAGTTTTACGGTGCAGGCATTGCCAAACCGCCAGTTTACAGCGCAGATTAAAAGGCTTGCCGGGGCGCTGGATGAGAAATTACGGTCGGAGAGACTTGAAATGGATGTTTACAATACCGATCATAAACTTTTACCCCACATGTATGCCGACGTAAATGTTCCCCTGCCGAGTCATGACAGCACGCTTTTTGTGCCAAAAACGGCGGTGGTAACTTCAACCGAAAAAGTTTTCGTTATAAAAGTAGTTAACCACAGGGCCCGGTGGGTTGAAGTTAAAAAAGGTGTTCAAACCGGTGATGTGATGGAAATTTACGGCAATTTGGAAAAAGGCGACCAGGTGGTTAAAAAAGCTTCGGACGAGATCAGGGACGGATCGGCTGTAAGTTATTGA
- a CDS encoding RNA recognition motif domain-containing protein, with product MNIFAGSLPFSLEEADLRELFEAYGEVSTVKLINDRETGRSKGFGFVEMPDDESAQKAITELNGFSVKGRTIAVSQAEEKKPGGDRRGGGGGYGGGNRGGGGGYGGGGNRGGSGGGGGYSRDNNRGGGSRY from the coding sequence ATGAACATATTCGCAGGAAGCCTTCCCTTTTCATTAGAGGAAGCTGATTTAAGAGAGCTTTTCGAAGCTTATGGTGAAGTAAGCACCGTAAAATTAATTAATGACCGTGAAACAGGGAGAAGCAAAGGCTTTGGCTTTGTTGAGATGCCTGATGATGAAAGCGCTCAAAAAGCAATCACTGAACTAAACGGCTTTAGCGTTAAAGGCAGAACAATTGCTGTAAGCCAGGCTGAAGAAAAAAAGCCAGGCGGTGACCGCAGAGGCGGTGGCGGCGGCTACGGTGGTGGAAACCGTGGTGGCGGCGGCGGCTATGGCGGCGGCGGAAATCGTGGTGGCAGCGGTGGTGGCGGTGGCTACTCAAGAGACAACAATCGTGGCGGCGGTAGCCGTTACTAA
- a CDS encoding alpha-amylase family glycosyl hydrolase: MRTAIPLPVILFLSLCFSTTIAGTIPKAKAADQGREEIIYHIFQRSFYDSNGDLQGDLTGIRQKLDYLQSLGVTAVLLTPLYESVFYHNYFASDFKKIDPAYGTMHDYLLLIKDLHRRGMKFYMDMETQYVTEDHIWWKDGVNNLKSPFSDYILYDDKAHSTPSSIVFNLKGLLGYDSVYRKITTVNLYSPKVLAYNYRLFRFWVDPNGDGKFDDGVDGFRLDHMMDNLDNKLPGLFARFWRPLLSKLRIVNPKLKIIAEQANWGSIGTDYFANGGVDRVFAFRLAFAIRTFKKDQIAAAADSTFMLTPANKQQVVFIENHDTPRFSYGVNGDTGHLKIGAALNLLLGGIPSIYYGQELGMSGTNAALGATDANDIPNRSAFEWYKSDRGTGMAVWYKEKGPWRNRFNNEVADDGISLEEQQNDSNSLWNCYRKMIAIRKANPVISNGAYKTLKSDKDDVFTFMRYEGNKKVVVAVNLSDKPETVTIAGEGKTGMLKVLYGAAKPGMVNNNITLTLPVYGIEVIGM; the protein is encoded by the coding sequence ATGAGGACTGCCATCCCCTTGCCCGTGATTTTGTTTTTGTCGCTTTGTTTTTCAACAACAATTGCCGGCACAATACCTAAGGCTAAAGCTGCTGATCAAGGCCGGGAGGAGATCATTTATCATATATTTCAGCGAAGTTTTTACGATAGTAATGGAGATCTGCAGGGCGATCTAACCGGCATCCGTCAGAAACTTGACTACCTGCAAAGCCTGGGAGTGACGGCTGTTTTGCTTACGCCATTGTATGAATCGGTATTTTATCATAATTATTTTGCGTCGGATTTCAAAAAGATCGACCCTGCCTATGGCACAATGCACGATTATTTATTACTGATAAAAGACCTGCACCGCCGCGGTATGAAGTTTTATATGGACATGGAAACCCAGTACGTTACCGAAGATCACATTTGGTGGAAAGATGGCGTAAATAATCTTAAATCGCCCTTCAGCGACTATATTTTGTACGATGATAAAGCGCATAGTACACCATCATCCATTGTATTCAATCTGAAGGGGCTATTAGGATATGACAGCGTTTACCGCAAAATAACCACCGTAAATTTATACAGCCCAAAAGTACTGGCATATAACTATCGCTTGTTTAGGTTTTGGGTGGACCCGAACGGCGACGGAAAGTTTGATGATGGTGTGGATGGTTTCAGGCTTGACCATATGATGGACAACCTTGACAATAAACTTCCCGGTTTGTTTGCCCGGTTTTGGCGGCCTTTATTAAGCAAACTGCGGATAGTTAACCCCAAATTGAAGATCATCGCTGAACAGGCCAACTGGGGATCTATAGGGACGGACTATTTTGCAAATGGCGGCGTCGACAGGGTATTTGCATTCAGGCTGGCCTTTGCCATCAGGACTTTTAAAAAAGACCAGATAGCCGCCGCCGCCGATTCAACTTTTATGCTTACCCCGGCAAATAAACAGCAGGTTGTATTTATTGAGAACCATGATACCCCGCGATTTAGTTATGGCGTAAATGGAGATACCGGGCATTTAAAGATCGGCGCTGCACTAAACCTGTTGCTTGGCGGCATCCCTTCCATTTATTACGGGCAGGAATTAGGGATGAGCGGCACCAATGCAGCACTTGGCGCCACAGATGCCAATGATATACCTAACCGCTCGGCTTTTGAGTGGTACAAAAGCGATAGGGGAACAGGAATGGCTGTTTGGTATAAAGAAAAGGGGCCATGGCGGAACAGATTTAATAACGAGGTGGCGGATGATGGCATTTCACTTGAAGAGCAACAAAACGACTCAAATTCCCTCTGGAACTGCTACCGTAAAATGATAGCCATACGGAAAGCGAACCCTGTAATATCTAATGGAGCTTATAAAACGCTAAAAAGCGATAAGGATGATGTGTTTACCTTTATGCGGTATGAAGGAAATAAAAAAGTTGTTGTGGCCGTAAATCTATCGGATAAACCTGAAACTGTAACTATTGCCGGAGAGGGCAAAACCGGCATGCTGAAAGTTTTATATGGCGCCGCTAAACCAGGCATGGTGAATAACAATATTACATTAACCTTACCTGTTTATGGAATTGAGGTGATAGGAATGTAA
- a CDS encoding 3-oxoacyl-ACP synthase — translation MIELKKQLYNQCLEYVQSRLDAAQLAINEAQTASNNDTKSSAGDKYETGREMAQQEANRNMGQLKEANKLKIALNRISPNNIADTVDTGSLVLTDMANFYIAISAGTLKVNNSEYVAVSPFSPIGTKLKGLKAGDKFNLNEKNYLVKQVY, via the coding sequence ATGATCGAACTAAAAAAACAATTGTATAACCAGTGCCTTGAATATGTGCAAAGCCGTTTGGATGCTGCTCAATTAGCTATAAATGAGGCGCAAACGGCGTCGAACAATGACACCAAAAGCAGCGCCGGCGATAAGTATGAAACCGGCAGGGAAATGGCACAGCAGGAGGCCAACCGCAATATGGGCCAGCTAAAAGAAGCCAATAAATTAAAAATTGCATTGAACAGGATCAGCCCCAACAATATTGCTGACACCGTTGATACAGGCAGCCTGGTGCTCACTGATATGGCCAATTTTTACATCGCTATAAGTGCAGGTACACTTAAAGTTAACAACAGTGAATATGTTGCGGTTTCGCCGTTTTCGCCCATCGGAACAAAGCTTAAAGGGTTAAAAGCAGGGGATAAATTTAATTTAAATGAAAAAAATTACCTGGTAAAACAGGTTTATTAA
- a CDS encoding CPBP family intramembrane glutamic endopeptidase, whose protein sequence is MQNIVTHLTVIIYTIRKSKKQNGHFSKISFIGTPVWLVPILIIGALALVIPLEHTSSWIPMPKWAQKVFEESFTKEIFSIINVVIAAPILEEILCRGIILRGLLKNYTPYTAILISATLFGALHLNPWQAIPAFLAGLFIGWVYYKTQSVIPGIIIHTTINSIAMLFLFLPANRRDLLGLFGTHYYVVAVFFSITIFVAVCIIINRKFLNVAGPLFKTENTYSFSNNESSN, encoded by the coding sequence TTGCAAAACATTGTTACGCATTTAACCGTAATTATATACACAATAAGAAAAAGTAAAAAACAAAATGGGCATTTCTCCAAAATTAGTTTTATTGGAACACCTGTATGGTTGGTACCGATACTTATAATTGGAGCATTAGCTTTGGTTATCCCGCTTGAGCACACCTCTTCGTGGATTCCGATGCCAAAATGGGCTCAGAAAGTCTTTGAGGAATCATTTACGAAGGAGATATTTTCTATTATAAATGTAGTTATTGCAGCTCCAATTCTGGAGGAGATTTTATGCCGTGGAATTATTCTCAGGGGCTTATTAAAAAATTACACGCCATATACAGCAATTCTGATTTCTGCTACTCTTTTTGGTGCGCTGCACTTAAATCCATGGCAAGCAATACCGGCTTTTTTAGCTGGATTGTTTATTGGCTGGGTTTATTACAAAACACAGTCAGTTATTCCTGGAATAATTATTCATACCACCATAAACAGTATCGCGATGTTGTTTTTGTTTCTGCCTGCAAATCGCCGGGATTTGCTGGGTTTATTTGGTACACACTATTACGTTGTAGCAGTATTTTTCTCTATAACAATATTTGTTGCAGTTTGCATTATTATTAATCGAAAGTTTTTAAATGTCGCTGGACCTTTATTTAAAACTGAAAACACTTATTCTTTTTCAAACAATGAATCCAGTAATTAA
- a CDS encoding AraC family transcriptional regulator gives MIKASFEIIQPANGQSFLFRKFDRSAFEAPYHFHPEYELTYIIEGTGKRYAGSHMGDFSAGDLVLLGPNLPHCWKLEQEKDSQTNASAIVVQFDGAFLGDDFFNKNEMQLIRKLFQKSGCGICFKSATQAVVDKNLEALSKEKNNFRMLMGLLEILQKLALSNDYILLDQNRSVAERTPAEQERINPVYAYLVENFRSQVSLEAAAGIANMTTNAFCKYFKKITRKTFMETIIEYRLNYATQQLVQTDKPVSDISYESGFGDVSHFYKMFKQKMHISPLNYRKKFMRDLEDEAIIGVA, from the coding sequence ATGATCAAGGCTTCTTTCGAGATCATACAACCGGCCAACGGTCAGTCATTTTTATTCAGAAAATTTGACAGGTCGGCCTTTGAAGCGCCTTACCATTTTCATCCGGAATACGAACTTACCTATATTATAGAGGGTACAGGCAAACGCTATGCAGGAAGCCATATGGGCGATTTTTCTGCCGGCGACCTGGTATTGCTTGGCCCTAACCTGCCGCATTGCTGGAAACTTGAACAGGAGAAAGATTCACAAACAAATGCCAGCGCCATAGTAGTACAATTTGACGGTGCATTTTTAGGCGACGATTTTTTTAATAAAAACGAGATGCAGCTTATCAGAAAGCTGTTTCAAAAAAGCGGCTGTGGTATTTGTTTTAAATCGGCTACGCAGGCAGTGGTTGATAAAAACCTGGAGGCGTTGAGTAAAGAAAAGAACAACTTCAGGATGCTGATGGGGTTATTGGAAATATTACAAAAGCTGGCTTTATCCAATGATTATATCTTACTTGATCAAAACAGGAGTGTTGCAGAGCGTACGCCAGCCGAGCAGGAGCGTATTAACCCGGTTTACGCTTACCTTGTAGAGAATTTCAGAAGCCAGGTTTCACTGGAAGCCGCCGCAGGCATCGCCAATATGACGACCAACGCGTTCTGCAAATATTTCAAAAAAATTACCCGTAAAACCTTTATGGAAACCATTATTGAGTACCGCCTTAATTATGCCACCCAGCAACTGGTACAAACCGATAAGCCGGTCTCCGATATATCCTACGAAAGCGGCTTTGGTGATGTATCGCATTTCTACAAAATGTTCAAACAAAAAATGCACATCAGCCCGTTAAACTACCGCAAAAAATTTATGCGGGATTTGGAAGACGAGGCCATAATTGGGGTGGCGTAA
- a CDS encoding efflux RND transporter permease subunit, with product MGLIKGALQRPITILVIVAGLFFFGINAVRSIKIDIFPDLNLPVIYVSHPYGGYTPDQMEAYFGKNYVNLLLFVSGVKSIETRNISGLTLIKLTFYEGVNMAQAAAEVTAYTNRAQASFPPGSQPPFILRFDASTLPVGQLVLSSPTRSNNELLDMANIYIRSSFTSIPGLVAPAPFGGNVRTVVIKINPDLLRSHSLTADQVVAALRDNNQNNPAGNVRIGDYNYLAPSNTTIKNIKDFGDIPLYKNGVQTVFMKDVATVEDGADITTSYALVNGKRSVYLPITKSADASTWEVVQNLKKAIPRFQSLLPEDVKLSYVFDQSVYVINAVKSLAEEGAIGAVLTGLMVLLFLGDRRGAMIVILTIPTCIISGIFFLYLFHQTINIMTLSGLSLAIGILVDESTVTIENIHQHFDMGKPKALAIWDACKEIAFPKLLILFCILAVFAPAFTMTGIPGALFLPLSLAIGFSMITSYLLAQTFVPVMANWVMKNEHEDKSHDDGFALEDEGAPWEQKELAIKNAMGGEGKKLTRFDKFRLRYLHWMDWMMPNRKWVVSLYIVVAIGLAFLLFNIIGRDVLPKVNSGTFQVRLRAPDGTRFERTELYTVEARKILAGIVGKQNIDVTSALVGMHPGLFSTSPIYLFMAGPQEAVMQVNLKEDYKVNLDDLKERFRIEMRKKLPNVQLSFEPIELTDKILSQGSPTPIEVVIASKNKPQNIKMAFKVLDKLKKIDYLRDVQIGQSFKYPSININIDRVRAAELGVSVNDVSRSLVASTSSSRYTEKNVWLDTKAGLSYAVQVEIPEYQMASLNDVREIPVMTGSPRPVLGDVADIKVGTTNGEDDDIGAVPILTVTANLYKKDLGTAATDVQKAIASLGKMPRGLTVATRGLSQTLTDTLDSLQTGLIVAIIVIFLMLAANFQSFKMSLVVLSTVPAVLFGSLFLVKITGATLNLQSYMGMIMSVGVSISNAVLLITNAEELRKHNGDALKSAREAAALRLRPILMTSLAMIVGMIPMASGIGEGGDQTSPLGRAVIGGLFASTFAALLILPLVFAWVQGKASTDSVSLDPEDKESKFYVPLHHHEHHEK from the coding sequence ATGGGGCTGATTAAAGGTGCGCTGCAAAGGCCAATTACCATTTTGGTTATTGTGGCCGGGTTGTTTTTCTTTGGGATAAATGCCGTACGAAGTATTAAGATCGATATCTTCCCCGATCTTAACCTCCCGGTAATTTATGTTTCACACCCATATGGCGGGTATACTCCCGACCAGATGGAGGCTTATTTTGGAAAGAATTATGTTAACTTATTGTTATTTGTATCGGGTGTTAAAAGCATTGAAACCAGGAATATCAGTGGCTTAACCCTGATTAAACTTACTTTTTACGAAGGCGTTAATATGGCCCAGGCCGCAGCGGAGGTGACGGCCTATACCAACCGGGCCCAGGCTTCTTTTCCGCCTGGTTCACAACCGCCGTTTATTTTACGTTTTGATGCATCCACGCTCCCGGTAGGGCAGTTGGTACTGTCAAGCCCTACCCGAAGTAATAATGAGTTGCTTGATATGGCTAATATTTATATCAGGTCTTCATTTACGTCAATCCCCGGCCTGGTTGCACCGGCTCCTTTTGGTGGCAACGTTCGGACCGTTGTGATCAAAATTAACCCTGATTTGTTACGATCGCATAGTTTAACGGCCGACCAGGTAGTGGCGGCTTTGCGTGATAATAACCAGAATAATCCTGCCGGGAACGTGCGCATTGGCGATTATAACTACCTTGCCCCATCAAATACTACTATTAAAAATATAAAGGACTTTGGCGACATCCCTTTATATAAAAACGGGGTACAAACGGTGTTTATGAAGGATGTGGCAACCGTTGAGGATGGCGCAGATATCACCACCAGCTATGCCCTGGTAAACGGCAAACGTTCGGTTTACCTGCCAATCACCAAATCTGCAGATGCTTCAACCTGGGAGGTAGTACAAAATTTAAAAAAGGCTATCCCGCGGTTCCAGTCGCTATTGCCTGAAGATGTTAAGCTCTCCTATGTATTTGATCAATCAGTTTACGTGATCAACGCCGTGAAAAGCTTAGCCGAAGAAGGCGCGATAGGCGCAGTGCTGACCGGTTTAATGGTGTTATTGTTTCTTGGCGACAGGCGCGGAGCCATGATTGTGATACTGACCATTCCCACCTGTATCATATCAGGGATATTTTTCCTGTACCTTTTTCATCAAACCATCAATATCATGACACTCAGCGGGCTTTCCCTCGCTATTGGTATTTTGGTTGATGAATCCACCGTCACGATCGAAAATATTCACCAGCATTTTGATATGGGTAAGCCAAAAGCATTGGCTATCTGGGATGCCTGTAAGGAAATAGCGTTCCCTAAATTATTGATCCTGTTTTGTATCCTCGCGGTATTTGCGCCTGCGTTTACCATGACCGGGATACCGGGTGCATTATTCCTGCCATTATCACTGGCAATTGGTTTCTCCATGATCACTTCATACCTGCTTGCACAAACCTTTGTGCCGGTAATGGCTAACTGGGTAATGAAAAATGAGCATGAAGATAAAAGCCACGATGACGGTTTTGCCCTGGAGGATGAAGGCGCTCCCTGGGAGCAAAAGGAACTTGCCATAAAAAACGCCATGGGTGGCGAGGGTAAAAAACTCACCCGTTTTGATAAATTCAGGCTTCGCTACCTGCATTGGATGGATTGGATGATGCCCAACAGAAAATGGGTGGTTTCATTGTATATTGTGGTAGCTATTGGCCTTGCATTTTTACTTTTTAACATCATAGGGCGCGACGTATTGCCAAAAGTAAACTCAGGCACTTTCCAGGTAAGGTTACGTGCCCCGGACGGTACCCGTTTTGAGCGGACGGAATTGTATACTGTAGAGGCACGCAAGATATTAGCCGGCATAGTTGGTAAACAAAATATTGATGTTACCTCGGCGCTGGTTGGTATGCACCCCGGTTTGTTTTCAACCAGCCCCATCTATTTATTTATGGCCGGCCCGCAGGAGGCCGTTATGCAGGTAAACCTGAAGGAAGATTATAAAGTTAACCTGGACGACCTGAAAGAACGTTTCCGCATAGAAATGCGGAAAAAACTACCAAATGTGCAGCTTTCTTTTGAGCCCATCGAATTAACTGATAAAATATTAAGCCAGGGCTCGCCAACGCCTATCGAGGTGGTTATAGCCAGTAAAAATAAACCTCAAAACATCAAGATGGCATTTAAAGTGCTGGATAAACTAAAGAAAATAGATTATTTGCGGGATGTGCAGATAGGCCAGTCATTTAAATACCCCTCCATTAACATTAACATTGACAGGGTGCGTGCGGCTGAGCTTGGCGTTAGCGTAAACGATGTTTCCCGGTCGCTGGTGGCATCCACCTCATCATCCAGGTACACCGAAAAAAATGTATGGCTTGATACTAAAGCAGGCTTAAGCTACGCAGTACAGGTGGAGATTCCTGAATACCAGATGGCCAGCTTAAATGATGTGCGGGAAATCCCGGTAATGACGGGTAGCCCACGGCCGGTTTTAGGCGACGTGGCAGATATAAAGGTTGGTACCACAAATGGGGAAGATGATGACATCGGCGCCGTACCAATACTTACCGTTACCGCTAACTTGTACAAAAAAGACCTTGGAACGGCCGCAACCGACGTGCAGAAAGCCATTGCATCGCTGGGCAAAATGCCGCGCGGGCTTACCGTAGCGACGCGCGGACTGAGCCAAACCCTTACAGACACCCTGGATAGTTTGCAAACGGGTTTAATAGTGGCAATCATCGTTATCTTCCTGATGCTGGCTGCAAATTTTCAATCATTTAAAATGTCGCTGGTTGTTTTATCAACCGTGCCGGCTGTATTGTTTGGATCTTTGTTCCTGGTGAAAATAACCGGCGCCACCTTAAACCTGCAGTCATACATGGGTATGATCATGTCCGTGGGGGTATCCATTTCCAATGCGGTATTGTTGATAACCAATGCCGAAGAATTAAGAAAACACAACGGCGATGCCCTTAAATCTGCGCGTGAGGCGGCGGCATTGCGTTTAAGGCCGATATTGATGACAAGTTTGGCAATGATTGTTGGTATGATACCGATGGCCTCCGGGATTGGTGAGGGTGGCGACCAGACTTCGCCGCTTGGCCGCGCTGTAATAGGAGGGTTGTTTGCATCAACCTTTGCCGCTTTACTGATATTGCCGCTGGTTTTTGCCTGGGTACAAGGCAAAGCCTCAACTGATTCTGTTTCATTAGACCCTGAAGATAAAGAAAGTAAATTTTATGTCCCTTTGCACCATCATGAACATCACGAAAAATAA